The following coding sequences are from one Treponema bryantii window:
- a CDS encoding FAD binding domain-containing protein → MGKTILYAKNAAELIKILSNNPGTKVVGGCTRIETLPDKFISTRGIKDLSYISRHERYIDVGPGTTLSELLAIGQTHLPPILYEALTCIANPLIRNTATIGGNICSENHKLTLFAPLMALDAKLEFKNQTETRTENIRNFKSIPDGFILSNIRIPLVDAELSIFRRIGHEHSITQQSASFAFLADTEKNSLLNVHLAFAGPFTFHSKEFENFMSGRRLPLTQRDISQLEEAVAEHFQKAATDQMITDVMRQQFFNLARYSFEQLT, encoded by the coding sequence ATGGGAAAGACAATATTATATGCAAAAAATGCAGCCGAACTCATAAAGATTCTCAGCAATAATCCGGGAACAAAGGTTGTCGGCGGCTGTACCAGAATAGAAACTCTTCCGGATAAATTTATTTCAACCCGTGGAATTAAAGATCTTTCCTATATCTCACGCCACGAACGTTACATAGATGTAGGACCTGGAACTACACTTTCAGAATTACTTGCAATCGGTCAGACTCATCTTCCTCCGATTTTATATGAAGCACTTACCTGTATTGCAAATCCTCTTATAAGAAATACAGCTACCATCGGTGGTAACATCTGTTCAGAAAATCACAAGCTTACATTGTTCGCACCATTGATGGCTTTAGACGCTAAACTGGAATTCAAAAATCAGACAGAAACAAGAACTGAAAACATCAGAAATTTTAAATCAATTCCAGATGGCTTTATTTTATCGAATATACGCATTCCGCTCGTTGATGCAGAACTTTCTATTTTCCGTCGAATCGGTCATGAACACTCAATTACACAACAGTCAGCTTCGTTCGCTTTCCTGGCCGACACAGAAAAGAACTCCCTGTTAAATGTTCATCTTGCCTTTGCAGGTCCGTTTACCTTCCACAGCAAGGAGTTCGAAAACTTTATGAGTGGCCGCCGACTTCCTCTTACCCAGCGCGACATCTCCCAACTGGAAGAAGCCGTTGCCGAACATTTCCAGAAAGCCGCCACCGACCAGATGATTACCGACGTTATGCGCCAGCAGTTCTTTAATCTTGCGCGTTATAGTTTTGAACAGTTGACTTAA
- the queA gene encoding tRNA preQ1(34) S-adenosylmethionine ribosyltransferase-isomerase QueA, with the protein MLTSDFNFDLPEDLIAQHPSGVRGKDKLMLLNRATGEVEHHMMDDLPDLIESGTLMIFNNSRVRRARVYGIKETTGRETEFMFLNTIDKDCCIWNTMVKSAKKQKPGMHYKFPDGTVAEIVEHEGNAGTEFRALKFDFAIDEDWFERNGHIPLPPYIKRGDTEEDSERYQNVYATDTGSAACPTAGLHFTEEMLARLDAKGIERRFVTLHVGLGTFLPVREENIENHKMHEEWYTVPKETADAINKAKAEGRPILAVGTTSVRTLESVAQKIEQDGGVVGANNEWVRAGTNSTSIFMYPGFKFKVVDKMFTNFHTPESTLIMLVSAFAGREHILNAYNTAVANRYRFFSYGDCMFIR; encoded by the coding sequence ATGTTAACATCAGATTTTAATTTTGACCTGCCTGAAGATTTGATTGCGCAGCATCCGAGTGGAGTGCGCGGGAAGGATAAACTTATGCTTTTGAATCGTGCTACCGGCGAAGTAGAACATCACATGATGGACGACCTTCCAGATTTAATTGAGTCGGGCACACTCATGATTTTTAATAACAGCCGTGTACGACGCGCCCGCGTTTATGGAATTAAAGAGACTACCGGCCGTGAAACTGAATTCATGTTCCTCAACACAATCGATAAAGACTGCTGTATCTGGAATACTATGGTAAAGTCTGCAAAAAAGCAGAAGCCTGGAATGCATTATAAATTTCCTGATGGAACTGTTGCAGAAATTGTAGAACACGAAGGGAATGCCGGAACAGAATTCCGTGCCCTCAAATTTGATTTTGCAATAGATGAAGACTGGTTTGAAAGAAACGGTCATATTCCTCTTCCTCCATATATTAAGCGCGGCGATACAGAAGAAGATTCTGAACGCTATCAGAATGTTTATGCTACTGATACCGGTTCTGCTGCGTGTCCTACAGCAGGCCTTCACTTTACAGAAGAAATGCTTGCCCGTCTTGATGCAAAGGGAATTGAGCGCCGCTTTGTAACTCTTCATGTAGGACTTGGAACATTCCTTCCTGTCCGCGAAGAGAATATTGAAAATCATAAAATGCATGAAGAATGGTATACAGTTCCTAAAGAAACTGCTGATGCAATTAACAAGGCAAAGGCAGAGGGAAGACCAATTCTTGCGGTGGGAACTACCAGTGTGCGTACTCTAGAAAGTGTTGCTCAGAAGATAGAACAGGATGGTGGTGTTGTCGGTGCCAATAACGAATGGGTTAGAGCCGGCACAAATTCAACAAGCATCTTTATGTACCCGGGCTTTAAGTTTAAGGTTGTAGATAAGATGTTTACAAACTTCCATACTCCAGAGAGTACACTGATTATGTTGGTGTCAGCTTTTGCCGGCCGTGAACACATTCTGAATGCCTATAACACTGCAGTTGCCAATAGATATCGCTTCTTCTCGTATGGCGACTGTATGTTCATACGATAA
- a CDS encoding TldD/PmbA family protein, with amino-acid sequence MKYKFPQDLYTEVRIEDTKNACYSMQNDDVLANSETLIKGAMIRVFDGNLWYTAQTNDTDTKSIQKKIDELAAIAKPNKAILENPIVKNFSVNKAEILKFQGKNSLRNLTKKDREDIVKHYRKKCIDKSIPEIKVTYPTFYYFSKIKELYTSKGTELKQDYQRCRFSLWYEITGREGVAYGGGKQLWGFNFNELKKHEAEIIEARDRAVDFAKNNTPVVPGEYVCVLAPTVTSVFTHESFGHKSEADFMLNDKTLQKEWTMGKQVANPKVSIVDEGDTLHHGYCPYDDEGNKKKEVYLIKDGILSGRLHDAKSAAALGEEPTGNARAQDFNYGPMVRMTNTYMLAGNDKPEDIIKGVKDGIYVYDWNYGTGQSTFTIQPQKCYRIRDGKLAEPLLVNVVTGNVFQTLFDIDAVGTDLEFFSGTCGKNGQSMPTATGGPTIRVKKLTIN; translated from the coding sequence ATGAAGTATAAATTTCCACAAGATTTGTATACAGAAGTCCGAATTGAAGACACTAAAAATGCCTGCTACAGTATGCAGAATGATGATGTTCTTGCAAACAGTGAAACATTAATAAAAGGCGCAATGATTCGTGTCTTCGATGGAAATCTCTGGTACACAGCTCAGACAAATGATACAGACACCAAATCAATTCAGAAAAAGATTGATGAACTTGCAGCAATCGCAAAACCAAACAAGGCTATTCTTGAAAATCCTATAGTAAAAAACTTTTCTGTAAACAAGGCAGAAATCTTAAAATTCCAGGGTAAAAACAGTCTTCGTAATCTCACTAAAAAAGACAGAGAAGACATTGTAAAACATTACAGGAAGAAATGTATTGATAAATCGATTCCAGAAATCAAAGTTACTTATCCAACCTTTTATTACTTTTCGAAAATCAAAGAGCTTTATACCAGCAAAGGTACAGAGCTCAAACAGGATTATCAGCGCTGTCGTTTTAGTCTCTGGTATGAAATTACCGGCCGCGAAGGAGTTGCCTACGGCGGAGGTAAACAGCTCTGGGGCTTTAATTTCAATGAACTGAAAAAACATGAAGCAGAAATTATTGAAGCAAGAGACCGCGCAGTAGACTTTGCAAAGAATAATACTCCTGTTGTTCCTGGCGAATACGTATGCGTACTCGCCCCTACTGTTACTTCAGTTTTCACACATGAAAGCTTTGGACACAAGAGTGAAGCAGACTTTATGCTCAACGATAAAACACTTCAGAAAGAATGGACAATGGGAAAGCAGGTTGCAAATCCTAAGGTTTCAATTGTTGATGAAGGCGATACCCTGCACCATGGTTACTGTCCTTATGATGATGAAGGCAATAAGAAAAAAGAAGTTTATCTGATTAAAGATGGAATCTTAAGTGGACGTCTTCATGATGCAAAATCTGCAGCTGCACTTGGCGAAGAGCCAACCGGCAATGCACGCGCACAGGACTTCAATTACGGTCCAATGGTTCGAATGACTAACACTTATATGCTTGCCGGTAATGACAAACCGGAAGACATAATAAAAGGTGTAAAAGACGGTATTTATGTTTACGACTGGAACTATGGAACTGGTCAGTCAACCTTTACAATTCAGCCTCAGAAGTGCTATAGAATCCGAGATGGTAAACTTGCAGAACCGCTCTTAGTAAATGTTGTTACAGGAAATGTTTTCCAGACTCTATTTGATATTGATGCAGTTGGAACTGACCTTGAATTCTTTAGCGGTACCTGCGGCAAAAATGGACAGAGCATGCCTACAGCCACAGGCGGTCCAACTATCAGAGTAAAAAAACTGACCATAAACTAA
- a CDS encoding metallopeptidase TldD-related protein, whose protein sequence is MQKEKYFCQTTYSTVKIEESKIVSFNKIDHTSTSFRVYKDGFVGVHYQQGKMSDKEGYALAEKNLELQRPYPFKLEGGKRSRDKKRKLLSDSELMSKTKSILSYLTKTYPDFIYSGTVYAQNETNTQKNSAGMDYSTSDGHNGLEISFKHKKSKDIYNGYFSVNLRNWSTKTIKGIADNYLANYSTKVKFPKDCIIMMPTWELTGMLKQSLNAETLALGTSLLSGKVGEKVFSDKLTVSHNVSDSKMWMNTFWDADGIVHKGDKLTFISKGKILRGYADKRIAEKYKVECTGSAWHDYQDIPKNGWMNCTLKDTGKSPKEILQEAGKQYAILPLLFSGGGFKEDGTYAMPVQASYLTDGEKILGLLPPFTMRSNMFDMFGKDFLGSSKITKIWNKGMILVKMERGKL, encoded by the coding sequence ATGCAGAAAGAAAAATATTTTTGTCAAACTACATATTCAACAGTTAAGATAGAAGAAAGCAAGATTGTTTCTTTCAATAAGATAGATCACACTTCAACCAGTTTCCGGGTTTACAAAGATGGTTTTGTTGGTGTTCATTATCAGCAGGGAAAAATGAGTGACAAGGAAGGCTATGCCCTTGCTGAAAAGAATCTTGAATTACAGCGACCTTACCCGTTTAAACTTGAAGGTGGAAAAAGAAGCCGCGATAAAAAACGAAAGCTTCTTTCTGATTCAGAACTAATGTCAAAAACTAAAAGTATTCTTTCTTATCTTACAAAAACATATCCAGACTTTATTTACTCTGGTACAGTTTATGCCCAGAACGAAACTAATACTCAGAAAAACAGTGCCGGTATGGACTATTCAACATCAGACGGACACAATGGACTTGAAATAAGTTTTAAGCACAAAAAGAGTAAAGATATTTATAACGGTTATTTTTCTGTAAATCTACGAAACTGGAGTACAAAGACTATTAAAGGAATTGCAGATAATTATCTTGCAAATTACTCTACAAAAGTAAAATTTCCAAAGGACTGCATTATTATGATGCCAACCTGGGAATTAACAGGAATGCTTAAACAGAGTCTGAATGCAGAAACTCTTGCACTTGGAACTTCCCTGCTCTCCGGCAAAGTCGGCGAAAAAGTCTTTTCTGACAAACTTACTGTTTCACACAACGTTTCTGATTCAAAAATGTGGATGAATACTTTCTGGGATGCAGACGGAATTGTTCACAAAGGAGACAAACTAACGTTCATTAGCAAAGGAAAGATTCTTCGCGGATACGCAGATAAAAGAATTGCAGAGAAATACAAAGTTGAATGTACTGGAAGTGCCTGGCATGATTATCAGGATATTCCAAAGAATGGCTGGATGAACTGTACCTTAAAAGATACCGGAAAATCTCCGAAAGAAATTCTCCAGGAAGCCGGAAAACAGTATGCGATTCTTCCTTTACTTTTCAGTGGCGGTGGATTCAAAGAAGACGGAACTTATGCAATGCCAGTCCAGGCATCTTACCTCACAGACGGTGAAAAGATTTTAGGACTTCTCCCACCATTCACAATGCGCAGCAATATGTTTGACATGTTTGGAAAAGATTTTCTGGGTTCTTCTAAAATCACAAAAATCTGGAACAAAGGAATGATACTCGTAAAAATGGAAAGGGGTAAACTTTAG
- the ruvB gene encoding Holliday junction branch migration DNA helicase RuvB produces MSENEDFSAIVRADLRDRYDEQDNKLRPTMLSDFLGQESVKKNLSTFIEAAKLREEPLDHLLLIGPPGLGKTTLAQITAHELGVDFKVTSAPALDKPKDLAGILSTITPRTVFFIDEIHRLKPAIEEMLYIAMEDFELDWIIGQGAAARTVRIPIPPFTLVGATTKAGSVSSPLRSRFGFIPRFEFYTQKELSSIIKRSAKILEIGIEEDASMLLAQCCRGTPRVANRVLRRMRDFAQVAGSNVITVDIVDDGLKRLEIDGIGLEKYDREILRSIIENFGGGPVGAETLAISIGESMDTLEDYYEPYLIQCGLLQRTPRGRMVTEKAYTHLGLTHAADSRDGGAQGTLF; encoded by the coding sequence ATGAGTGAAAACGAAGATTTTTCTGCTATTGTACGCGCAGATTTAAGAGACAGATATGATGAACAGGACAACAAGCTGCGCCCGACTATGCTCTCGGATTTTCTTGGTCAGGAGAGTGTAAAGAAAAATCTTTCTACTTTTATTGAAGCCGCAAAGCTCCGCGAAGAGCCATTGGATCATTTGCTTTTGATTGGTCCTCCGGGTCTTGGAAAAACTACTCTTGCACAGATTACCGCTCACGAGCTTGGCGTTGATTTTAAGGTAACCAGCGCTCCGGCCCTCGACAAGCCAAAAGACCTCGCCGGTATTCTTTCGACAATAACTCCGCGAACTGTTTTCTTTATTGATGAGATTCACCGCCTTAAGCCAGCCATTGAAGAAATGCTTTATATTGCAATGGAAGATTTTGAGCTGGACTGGATTATCGGACAGGGGGCGGCTGCACGTACTGTACGTATTCCGATTCCTCCGTTTACTCTGGTTGGGGCAACTACAAAGGCCGGTTCAGTTTCGAGTCCTCTGAGAAGCCGCTTCGGTTTTATTCCTCGTTTTGAGTTTTATACACAAAAAGAGCTTTCTTCTATTATTAAGCGTTCTGCTAAGATTCTTGAAATTGGAATTGAAGAGGATGCGTCTATGCTGCTGGCACAGTGCTGCCGCGGAACTCCTCGTGTTGCAAACCGTGTTCTCCGTCGTATGCGCGACTTTGCTCAGGTAGCGGGAAGTAATGTTATTACTGTTGATATTGTTGATGACGGCTTAAAGCGCCTTGAGATAGACGGCATCGGTCTTGAAAAGTATGACCGCGAAATTCTCCGCTCAATTATTGAGAACTTTGGAGGCGGCCCTGTTGGTGCTGAGACTCTGGCAATTTCTATTGGCGAGAGTATGGATACCTTGGAAGATTATTATGAGCCCTATTTAATTCAGTGCGGCCTGTTGCAGAGAACTCCGCGTGGCAGAATGGTGACAGAGAAGGCGTATACTCATCTCGGACTTACACACGCCGCCGACTCAAGAGACGGTGGCGCTCAGGGAACCTTGTTCTAA